The Dyella sp. 2HG41-7 sequence GGCCAATATCGGTCGCAAGGTTTACCTCGTGCACCGTCGCGACAAGCTGCGCGCCGAGAAGATCATGCAGGACAAGCTGTTCGAAAAAGCCGCCGCCGGCAAGATCGAGCTGGTGTGGAATCACACCATCGACGAAGTGCTGGGCGACCAGAGCGGCGTGACCGGCGTGCGCGTGAAGGACATCAACAGCGGCGCGACGCGCGATATCGAAGCGACCGGTTTCTTCGTGGCGATCGGTCACACGCCGAACACCGGCATCTTCGAAGGTCAGCTCGATATGCACGACGGCTACATCAAGATCCGCAGTGGCCTGGAAGGTATGGCGACGATGACGTCGGTGCCCGGCGTGTTCGCGTCGGGTGACGTGGCCGATCATGTGTATCGCCAGGCGGTGACGTCGGCGGGTTTTGGTTGCATGGCGGCGCTGGATGCGGAGCGTTGGTTGGATCAGAACAAGTCGGCGTAACGGTTCTGCTCTCGCCCCCCGTTAAGAGGGGTGAATCCATCGAGCGACAATGCTGATATTTACCTTGTCGTCATTCCGGCGTAGGCCGGAATCCAGTCTAAACATGCGTCCAAAGGACACAACATTTTTCATGCTGAGTGCTTCGCACAGCATATTCAAACTGGATTCCGGCCTACGCCGGAATGACGGTGAGGCACTAATAAGCTCTTCCGGAAAGTATGTAAAAATCCCGGATATGAAGTTGAAAAGAACGTGATTGAAGCTCGCTTCCACGACAGCATCGACGACATCCCCGCTGCAGCCTGGGACACCCTGCGTCCCAACGACAATCCGTTCCTCTCCCACGCCTTTCTTGCCGGCCTCGAACGCACCGGCTGCGTTCGTCCCGAATGGGGATGGCAGGCGCATCACCTGGGGCTTTATCGAAACGGCGCATTGATTGCCGCCGCGCCTGTGTACATAAAAGGCAATTCGCACGGCGAATTCGTATTCGATTGGAGCTGGGCCAGCGCGTGGGAGCGTGCGGGCGGCCAGTACTATCCGAAGCTGCTCAATGCGGTGCCCTACTCGCCCGTTACAGGGCCGCGTCTGCTCGCGGGTGCGGATGCGACAGAGGCGCACGCGTTGCAGGAGCTGCTGGTCGAGGCCATGCAACAGCAAGCGCATCGCTTGCAGCTGTCGTCCGTGCACGCCAATTTTTTGAGCGACGCCGATGTTTCAGCATTCAACGACACCTGGATGGCGCGCAGCGACGTGCAATTCCATTGGCAAAATCAGGGATACGCCGATTTCGACGCGTTTCTCGCCGCGCTCAATCACAAGAAACGGAAAAACATCCGACACGAACGTAAGCGCGTCGCCGCGCACGGCGTGCGTATCGACATGGTCGGCGGTGCTGAATTGAGCGCCCGCGATTGGCGACGCGTGCATGCGTTATACACATCCACGTTCGACGCCAAAGGCAATCATCCCGCGCTGACCGAGGCGTTCTTTCAGTATTTGCGCAAGGAATTGGGCAACAGCGTGCAGCTTGCGCTGGCGTATCACGACGACGAGATCGTCGCGATGGCGCTGATGCTGCGCAGCGCGAGCACGTTGTACGGACGCTATTGGGGCGCGAGCGTGGATCTGCCGGATCTGCATTTCGAGCTCTGTTACTACCAAGGCATCGAATACGCGATTTCGCAAGGCTTGCAGCGCTTCGAACCGGGCGCGCAAGGCGAGCACAAGCTTGCTCGCGGCTTTCTGCCGGTGCGCACGCATTCGCGTCACTACTTGGTAAACAAGGATTTTCGCGCCGCTGTGAGCCGTGCCCTTGCGCACGAGCGCGAAGATATGGACGCTTATGCCAAGGAACTGCTTGGTCATAGCCCTTACGCCAAGGGATGCTCTGATTAATTCTGCGCAGGCGGCATGATGTCCAGAAGGCAGGCAGGGTGTGTTGCGCGGCGCCGGGAAGACTGGCCGTCTTGCCAAGCCGCGCGGCGCAGCCTGCCTGCCTTCTGGACATCACCCCGTCATTTAAACTCTATGCGCCGGGGCCGGTCCTGTCTGTCCGCATGCCTTCGGTCCATCGCCTCGACAGACGTCCAGTCTGCCTTCACCGATGCCCCTGCGGCCTGCGAACAGACAGGACCGGTGACGCCTGCGCAGAATTAATCAGA is a genomic window containing:
- a CDS encoding GNAT family N-acetyltransferase codes for the protein MIEARFHDSIDDIPAAAWDTLRPNDNPFLSHAFLAGLERTGCVRPEWGWQAHHLGLYRNGALIAAAPVYIKGNSHGEFVFDWSWASAWERAGGQYYPKLLNAVPYSPVTGPRLLAGADATEAHALQELLVEAMQQQAHRLQLSSVHANFLSDADVSAFNDTWMARSDVQFHWQNQGYADFDAFLAALNHKKRKNIRHERKRVAAHGVRIDMVGGAELSARDWRRVHALYTSTFDAKGNHPALTEAFFQYLRKELGNSVQLALAYHDDEIVAMALMLRSASTLYGRYWGASVDLPDLHFELCYYQGIEYAISQGLQRFEPGAQGEHKLARGFLPVRTHSRHYLVNKDFRAAVSRALAHEREDMDAYAKELLGHSPYAKGCSD